The Streptomyces sp. NBC_00670 genome window below encodes:
- a CDS encoding ATP-binding SpoIIE family protein phosphatase has product MTRVWDVPVHDSTRVRDARVAAESAADHLGFDEARRAVAALVATELATNLLKHAGGGQILVETVDAADTAPAPLGPGAAPGVRGPLPAGDQGRLVQIVALDHGPGIPDLPAALSDGWSTTHSLGAGLGTCLRVAHDFDVHSAPGRGTVALARIGAVARGRAPVPGARPASAAVRAGGINIPFAAAEQSGDAWACVRAADRVTLLLADGLGHGAGAALASDAAVRRVRECAHLPPPELLGQLHTALRRTRGAAVAVAQVDLAAGELGFSGLGNIGARLRSGNDWRPLLSHPGIVGAHSPARLPHHRLPWTSDSVLVLHSDGLPSRWAPAADAVSAAQDPAVTAAVLVRDASSSARPARDDTTVAVLTGPPPKGP; this is encoded by the coding sequence GTGACCCGCGTCTGGGACGTGCCGGTGCACGACTCGACCCGGGTGCGGGACGCCCGGGTGGCCGCGGAGAGCGCGGCGGACCACCTCGGGTTCGACGAGGCCCGCCGGGCGGTGGCGGCGCTGGTCGCCACCGAGCTGGCCACCAATCTGCTCAAGCACGCGGGCGGCGGCCAGATCCTGGTCGAGACGGTGGACGCCGCCGACACCGCGCCGGCACCGCTCGGCCCCGGCGCGGCCCCCGGCGTCCGGGGACCGCTTCCCGCCGGGGATCAGGGCCGGCTGGTGCAGATCGTCGCGCTCGACCACGGCCCCGGCATCCCCGATCTGCCGGCCGCCCTCAGCGACGGCTGGTCGACGACGCACTCGCTGGGCGCCGGGCTCGGCACCTGTCTGCGCGTCGCCCACGACTTCGACGTGCACAGCGCTCCCGGGCGGGGCACGGTGGCGCTCGCCCGGATCGGCGCGGTCGCCCGGGGCCGGGCCCCGGTGCCCGGCGCGCGTCCGGCGTCGGCGGCGGTCCGGGCCGGCGGGATCAACATCCCCTTCGCGGCGGCCGAGCAGTCCGGGGACGCGTGGGCGTGCGTGCGCGCCGCCGACCGGGTCACCCTGCTCCTGGCCGACGGCCTCGGGCACGGCGCCGGCGCCGCCCTGGCCTCGGACGCGGCCGTACGGCGGGTGCGCGAGTGCGCGCATCTGCCGCCGCCGGAGCTGCTCGGGCAGCTGCACACCGCGCTGCGCCGCACCCGCGGTGCCGCCGTCGCCGTCGCCCAAGTGGACCTGGCCGCCGGGGAGCTGGGCTTCTCGGGGCTCGGCAACATCGGCGCCCGACTGCGCTCGGGGAACGACTGGCGGCCACTGCTGTCGCACCCCGGGATAGTCGGCGCGCACTCCCCCGCCCGGCTGCCGCACCACCGGCTGCCGTGGACGTCCGACAGCGTGCTGGTGCTGCACAGCGACGGTCTGCCCAGCCGCTGGGCGCCCGCCGCCGACGCCGTCTCCGCCGCGCAGGACCCCGCGGTGACCGCGGCCGTGCTCGTGCGCGACGCCAGCAGCTCCGCGCGGCCCGCGCGCGACGACACCACGGTGGCGGTGCTGACCGGCCCGCCGCCCAAGGGACCGTGA
- a CDS encoding PP2C family protein-serine/threonine phosphatase, with amino-acid sequence MTDTWQITDAVDAARARTAAARAAAAHGVSVVERARLVGALSAQLRQCLTKGATCRLVLKTEAPADGAGRARLWAVVVPDAGDGAGTGEPPAWQTSVDLPGPADLGGAPEGVGPSSVRPGPGEVAEALLGADEDASHLLERLAEQEALVAFHREELHQTNQGVLALHAELDAAGQAQRELFAAERAARTEAEEARRRLTFLADANAALTSSLNHEEILRLLTGLLVPAYAGSADVWLFTNGERERRRAVRPAAAVVAARTGRPQYAADHPGGLPGVDDRPPSALCPDRPPSALCPDRPLLCVPLVSRRTTLGVLTLTPPGERWDPDDAVMLIELARRAGTAIDNAQRFEHNRDIAETLQRALLTELPTTPGLRLAARYLPATHGLNIGGDWYDAFRQPDGSLITVVGDVTGHGLHAAVMMSQLRTALRAYAVDGGSPGQLLTRLHVFLHHLQPDLYATAVIARFRPDEPVLTWAAAGHPPPVLRTPDGAVRTLDARPGAMLGIPLRQDIADHTVELPPGSTLALYTDGLVERRALGIDPGIGRLTEALAALPETALDGAEGDLTGAADRILTPMLHDSERDDDVCLLLCRTGDAAAPGPVVARGGSSGCATTDGAGPDA; translated from the coding sequence ATGACCGACACCTGGCAGATCACCGACGCCGTCGACGCCGCCCGGGCCCGGACGGCCGCCGCCCGCGCCGCGGCCGCGCACGGGGTGTCCGTGGTCGAGCGGGCCCGGCTGGTCGGCGCGCTGTCGGCGCAGCTGCGGCAGTGCCTGACCAAGGGCGCCACGTGCCGGCTGGTCCTGAAGACGGAGGCGCCCGCCGACGGCGCGGGGCGGGCCCGGCTGTGGGCCGTCGTCGTGCCCGACGCGGGCGACGGCGCCGGTACCGGGGAGCCGCCGGCCTGGCAGACCTCCGTCGACCTGCCCGGCCCCGCGGACCTCGGGGGCGCCCCCGAGGGCGTCGGCCCCTCGTCGGTGCGCCCCGGCCCCGGCGAGGTCGCCGAGGCGCTGCTCGGCGCCGACGAGGACGCCTCCCACCTCCTGGAGCGGCTGGCCGAGCAGGAGGCGCTGGTCGCCTTCCACCGCGAGGAGCTGCACCAGACCAACCAGGGCGTGCTGGCGCTGCACGCGGAGCTGGACGCCGCCGGGCAGGCCCAGCGCGAGCTGTTCGCGGCCGAGCGGGCGGCCCGCACGGAGGCGGAGGAGGCGCGCCGCCGGCTGACGTTCCTGGCGGACGCGAACGCGGCGCTGACCTCCTCCCTCAACCACGAGGAGATCCTGCGGCTGCTGACCGGGCTGCTCGTCCCGGCGTACGCGGGCAGCGCCGACGTGTGGCTGTTCACCAACGGGGAGCGGGAGCGGCGGCGGGCCGTGCGGCCCGCGGCGGCGGTGGTCGCCGCCCGCACCGGCCGTCCGCAGTACGCGGCGGACCATCCGGGCGGGCTGCCGGGGGTCGACGACCGGCCGCCGTCCGCACTGTGCCCGGACCGGCCGCCGTCCGCACTGTGCCCGGACCGGCCGCTGCTCTGCGTCCCGCTGGTCTCCCGGCGCACGACGCTGGGAGTGCTGACCCTGACACCGCCCGGGGAGCGCTGGGACCCGGACGACGCGGTGATGCTGATCGAGCTGGCCCGCCGGGCGGGCACGGCCATCGACAACGCGCAGCGCTTCGAGCACAACCGGGACATCGCGGAGACGCTGCAACGGGCGCTGCTGACCGAGTTGCCCACGACGCCCGGGCTGCGGCTGGCCGCCCGCTATCTGCCGGCCACGCACGGGCTGAACATCGGCGGCGACTGGTACGACGCCTTCCGGCAGCCCGACGGCTCTCTGATCACGGTGGTCGGCGACGTGACGGGCCACGGGCTGCACGCGGCGGTGATGATGAGTCAGCTGCGCACCGCGCTGCGCGCGTACGCGGTGGACGGTGGCAGCCCCGGGCAGCTGCTGACCCGGCTGCACGTGTTCCTGCACCACCTCCAGCCGGATCTGTACGCCACCGCCGTGATCGCCCGGTTCCGTCCGGACGAGCCGGTGCTGACCTGGGCCGCCGCCGGGCATCCCCCGCCGGTGCTGCGCACCCCGGACGGCGCGGTGCGCACGCTGGACGCCAGGCCGGGCGCGATGCTGGGCATCCCGCTGCGCCAGGACATCGCCGATCACACGGTGGAGCTGCCGCCGGGGTCGACGCTCGCGTTGTACACCGACGGTCTGGTGGAGCGGCGGGCGCTCGGCATAGACCCGGGGATCGGGCGGCTGACCGAGGCGCTGGCGGCGCTGCCGGAGACCGCGCTGGACGGGGCGGAGGGGGATCTGACGGGCGCCGCCGACCGGATCCTCACGCCGATGCTGCACGACTCCGAGCGCGACGACGACGTGTGTCTGCTGCTGTGCCGCACGGGGGACGCGGCGGCGCCCGGCCCCGTCGTGGCGCGCGGCGGCTCGTCCGGATGTGCGACGACGGACGGGGCCGGACCGGATGCGTAG
- a CDS encoding ATP-binding protein, protein MATGPRWDDRLSIDMVDNLTASFEGELHNVTDARFAAEDFLRALADVSPPQSPECWNDILLVVNELAANAVQYAPGPFELRMRPTFDGVHVTLHDTNPTPPAPRPFHPSTGGGGIGWHLVHTLCHQVSVVSQPDGKDVHVFLPW, encoded by the coding sequence ATGGCAACCGGGCCACGTTGGGACGACAGGCTTTCTATAGACATGGTCGATAACCTCACCGCCTCTTTCGAGGGCGAGCTGCACAACGTGACGGACGCACGGTTCGCCGCGGAGGACTTCCTGCGTGCTCTGGCGGACGTTTCCCCGCCCCAGAGTCCGGAGTGCTGGAACGACATCCTGCTGGTGGTCAACGAGCTGGCCGCCAACGCCGTCCAGTACGCGCCGGGCCCGTTCGAGCTGCGGATGCGCCCGACCTTCGACGGCGTCCATGTGACGCTGCACGACACCAATCCCACGCCGCCGGCCCCGCGGCCGTTCCATCCCAGTACGGGCGGGGGCGGCATCGGCTGGCATCTGGTGCACACCCTGTGCCACCAGGTGAGCGTGGTGTCCCAGCCGGACGGCAAGGACGTGCACGTCTTCCTGCCCTGGTGA
- a CDS encoding PRC-barrel domain containing protein: MTIDRPWAYAPDSGHTEGQVLTGFSVAAADGTIGHVDRQVERDGMRHLIVDTGVWVFGKSMLIPAGLVTAIDGEARRVTLACTKDEVKSAPVFRTDSETLDPEYLDRVDAYYRSLPARSAE; the protein is encoded by the coding sequence ATGACCATCGACAGACCATGGGCGTACGCACCGGACAGCGGCCACACGGAGGGACAGGTGCTCACGGGGTTCTCCGTCGCCGCGGCCGACGGGACCATCGGGCACGTGGACCGGCAGGTCGAGCGGGACGGCATGCGGCATCTGATCGTGGACACCGGGGTGTGGGTGTTCGGCAAGAGCATGCTGATACCGGCCGGTCTGGTCACCGCCATCGACGGCGAGGCCCGTCGGGTGACCCTGGCCTGCACCAAGGACGAGGTGAAGTCCGCGCCCGTGTTCCGCACGGACAGCGAGACCCTCGACCCCGAGTATCTCGACCGCGTCGACGCGTACTACCGGAGTCTGCCGGCCCGGTCCGCGGAGTAG
- a CDS encoding DUF5133 domain-containing protein produces the protein MTTPSPTRLRELLTRYATVRIALAERDTQELRRTLREVSRQLCAATGTQGIREAIEAADAALARACCARRTARLARETRLAA, from the coding sequence GTGACGACGCCCAGCCCCACGCGCCTGCGTGAACTGCTCACCCGCTACGCGACCGTGCGCATCGCACTCGCCGAACGGGACACCCAGGAACTACGAAGAACCCTGCGGGAGGTCAGCCGCCAGCTGTGCGCGGCGACCGGCACCCAGGGGATACGCGAGGCGATCGAGGCCGCCGACGCCGCACTGGCGAGGGCCTGCTGCGCCCGGCGGACCGCCCGCCTCGCCCGCGAGACCCGCCTGGCGGCCTGA
- a CDS encoding ATP-binding protein, producing the protein MVIPLRQQLSEGTGPGARAARLRHVTWEAGSVTAAQAREAALAFLTEVGDGRTPLPDRTRDDVQLVVSELVTNALRHAPGACGLRVEMPPDGHAVRVAVWDTSADVPVAQPRNGGRVGGHGLEIVEAVSRALTVESLTAGRGKEVTAEIEIPRAARPAPAS; encoded by the coding sequence ATGGTCATTCCGCTGAGGCAGCAGCTGTCGGAGGGAACCGGCCCGGGCGCGCGAGCGGCACGGCTGCGACACGTCACCTGGGAAGCCGGCTCGGTGACCGCCGCCCAGGCCCGCGAGGCCGCCCTCGCCTTCCTGACCGAGGTCGGCGACGGACGTACCCCCCTGCCGGACCGTACCCGCGACGACGTCCAGCTCGTCGTGAGCGAGCTGGTCACCAACGCCCTCCGGCACGCCCCGGGCGCCTGCGGGCTGCGGGTGGAGATGCCGCCGGACGGCCACGCCGTGCGCGTCGCCGTGTGGGACACCTCGGCCGACGTGCCGGTGGCCCAGCCGCGCAACGGCGGCCGGGTCGGCGGGCACGGGCTGGAGATCGTCGAGGCGGTCAGCAGGGCGCTGACCGTGGAGTCGCTCACGGCGGGCCGCGGCAAGGAGGTCACCGCCGAGATCGAGATTCCCCGCGCCGCCCGCCCCGCACCCGCCTCCTGA